Proteins from a genomic interval of Cucumis melo cultivar AY chromosome 7, USDA_Cmelo_AY_1.0, whole genome shotgun sequence:
- the LOC103493127 gene encoding cation/H(+) antiporter 18-like, which translates to MATVATNNATAASGVCPPAMKATSDGIFQGDNPLNYALPLAILQICLVVLLTRVLSFLLRPIRQPRVIAEIVGGILLGPSALGRNLSYLHTVFPPRSLTVLDTLANLGLLFFLFLVGLELDLKSLRRTGKRAMCIAFAGITLPFVLGIGTSFVLRSTISKGVNEAALLVFMGVALSITAFPVLARILAELKLLTTDVGRMAMSAAAVNDVAAWILLALAIALSGSGNSPFVSLWVFLSGAGFIVFCTFAIPPVFRWMSERCSEGEPVKELYICATLSIVLAAGFMTDLIGIHALFGAFVVGVLIPKEGPFAGALVEKVEDLVSGLFLPLYFVSSGLKTNVATIKGAKSWGLLILVIFNACFGKIVGTVSVSLLCKMPFTESLALGFLMNTKGLVELIVLNIGKDRKVLNDQTFAIMVLMAIFTTFITTPIVIAVYKPAKKQARSNYKHRTIERKNPNSELRILACFHSYGNIPATINLIEASRGIEKKDGLCVYALHLTELTERSSAILMVHKARKNGVPFWNKGRVDSNQIVVAFEAFRQLSRVSIRPMTAISALSNMHEDICSSAETKRAAIIILPFHKHQRLDGSFETTRTDYRSVNRKVLEQAPCSVAILIDRGLGGGSHVNASNVSSTVTVIFFGGPDDREALAFGKRMAEHPGISLHVVRFTPSTDFAMESVAVDVNKNNSPDSDCDDNALASIKYEERNVSKGSHAVEAMKEFNKSNLILVGRCPEGEVVRSLNTNSGDSSELGPVGGVLASPEFSTTASVLVVQQFRGEQSPLAMEYTSKGESTEDER; encoded by the exons ATGGCGACGGTGGCCACAAATAATGCGACGGCCGCGAGTGGTGTTTGTCCCCCGGCTATGAAAGCCACCTCCGATGGCATTTTTCAAGGCGATAATCCTCTTAATTATGCTCTTCCTCTTGCCATCCTTCAGATTTGTCTCGTCGTCCTTCTCACTCGCGTTCTTTCTTTCCTCCTTCGTCCCATCCGCCAACCTCGTGTTATTGCTGAGATCGTC GGCGGCATCTTGTTGGGTCCATCGGCACTCGGCCGGAATTTGAGTTACTTACACACAGTCTTCCCGCCGAGGAGTCTCACCGTATTGGACACATTGGCCAATTTgggtcttctcttcttcctctttctggTTGGCTTGGAGTTGGACCTTAAATCCCTCCGCCGCACCGGAAAACGAGCCATGTGCATTGCCTTTGCTGGGATCACCCTCCCCTTCGTCCTTGGAATCGGTACCTCCTTCGTTCTGCGATCAACCATCTCAAAAGGCGTCAATGAAGCTGCATTGCTCGTCTTTATGGGTGTCGCTCTTTCCATCACTGCCTTCCCTGTTCTCGCTCGAATTCTGGCCGAGCTCAAGCTTTTGACAACCGATGTAGGTCGGATGGCTATGTCCGCCGCTGCCGTTAATGACGTCGCAGCCTGGATCCTTCTAGCGTTGGCAATTGCACTCTCTGGCTCCGGCAACTCCCCTTTCGTCTCCCTCTGGGTTTTCCTCTCCGGAGCTGGTTTTATTGTTTTTTGTACCTTCGCTATTCCACCGGTGTTCCGGTGGATGTCGGAACGGTGCTCTGAGGGTGAGCCGGTGAAGGAATTGTACATTTGTGCCACTCTTTCCATTGTTTTGGCTGCTGGGTTCATGACGGATTTGATCGGAATCCATGCCCTGTTTGGAGCTTTCGTCGTTGGTGTTTTGATTCCCAAGGAAGGACCATTCGCCGGAGCTTTAGTTGAGAAAGTTGAGGATCTTGTCTCCGGTCTTTTCCTTCCATTATACTTCGTTTCCAGTGGATTGAAAACAAATGTTGCAACAATTAAAGGAGCTAAATCATGGGGCCTTCTTATTTTAGTCATTTTCAATGCTTGTTTCGGTAAAATCGTCGGAACTGTCTCTGTTTCGCTGCTCTGCAAAATGCCATTTACAGAATCACTTGCTTTGGGTTTCTTGATGAACACGAAAGGCTTAGTGGAATTAATTGTTTTAAACATCGGCAAGGATAGGAAGGTTTTGAATGATCAAACATTTGCAATTATGGTTCTAATGGCAATCTTCACAACATTCATCACAACCCCGATTGTTATTGCTGTCTACAAGCCGGCCAAAAAACAGGCCAGATCTAATTACAAGCATAGAACAATAGAGAGGAAAAATCCTAATTCCGAGCTTCGAATTCTTGCTTGCTTTCATTCCTACGGAAACATTCCGGCGACGATTAACCTTATTGAAGCTTCTCGAGGTATTGAGAAAAAAGATGGGCTATGTGTTTATGCTCTACATTTAACAGAGCTAACAGAGAGATCCTCCGCCATTCTTATGGTTCACAAAGCAAGGAAAAACGGCGTCCCCTTTTGGAACAAAGGCCGGGTTGATTCAAACCAGATCGTTGTCGCCTTCGAGGCATTTCGACAACTCAGCCGGGTTTCAATCCGGCCGATGACTGCCATTTCTGCTCTGTCCAACATGCACGAAGATATCTGTAGCAGTGCCGAGACGAAAAGGGCCGCCATTATAATCCTTCCATTTCACAAACATCAAAGATTGGATGGATCTTTTGAAACGACAAGAACTGATTACCGGTCAGTTAATCGGAAAGTTCTGGAACAAGCCCCCTGTTCCGTCGCAATTTTGATCGACAGAGGACTCGGCGGTGGGTCTCACGTCAATGCAAGTAACGTCTCTTCCACAGTCACAGTCATTTTCTTCGGCGGGCCTGACGACCGTGAAGCTCTGGCGTTTGGAAAAAGAATGGCGGAACATCCCGGAATTAGCCTGCACGTCGTCCGATTCACACCCAGCACCGATTTCGCGATGGAATCCGTCGCCGTCGACGTAAACAAGAACAATTCGCCGGATTCTGACTGTGATGATAATGCGTTAGCATCGATTAAATATGAGGAGAGAAACGTGAGCAAAGGGAGCCACGCCGTAGAAGCAATGAAGGAATTTAATAAATCGAATTTGATTTTGGTAGGAAGATGCCCGGAGGGGGAA
- the LOC103493125 gene encoding cation/H(+) antiporter 18-like, which translates to MAGNTTAPGGCPAAMKATSNGVFQGDNPLDFALPLAILQICLVVLLTRLLGFALRPLRQPRVIAEIVGGILLGPSALGRSQEFLHRVFPARSLSVLDTLANLGLLFFLFLVGLELDLKSLRRTGKGAMAIAVAGITLPFVLGIGTSYVLRSTISKGVDGPPFLVFMGVALSITAFPVLARILAELKLLTTNVGRMAMSAAAVNDIAAWILLALAIALSGTGRSPLVSLWVFLCGAAFVLISFFTFPPIFQWISRRCSDGEPVSELYICAILSTVLAAGFVTDLIGIHALFGAFVVGVLVPKEGPLAGALVEKVEDLVSGLFLPLYFVSSGLKTNIATIKGAQSWGLLVLVVFTACFGKIIGTISVALCFKMPLQESIALGFLMNTKGLVELIVLNIGKDRKVLNDQTFAILVLMAIITTFITTPIVMAVYKPAKRKSKSEYINRTIERDEPNSELRILACFHSVNNIPSILNLIEVSRGREGRGRRLCVYAMHLMELTERSSAIVMVNRARKNGLPFWNKGGKSDSDQIIVAFEAFQQLSRVSIRPMTAISPFSDMHEDVCNSAERKRAAIIILPFHKHQRFDGSLETTRTDFRWVNQKVLEQPPCSVGILVDRGLGGGSHICASNISSTITVFFFGGCDDREALAYGRRMAEHPGITLNIIRILPSSDMATESTVIDMHSKDDTNTSTLMDQKVLMEFNAKKIDDESIRYEERTVNKYNETIEVIREFSKCNLILVGRAPEGKVIESFHFKGGDCPELGPIGNLLTSSEVSTSASILVVQQFRGPLLPSSSTSTAMVLPEEVTE; encoded by the exons ATGGCGGGGAATACGACGGCGCCGGGTGGCTGTCCGGCGGCGATGAAAGCAACGTCCAACGGCGTCTTTCAAGGCGACAATCCGCTTGATTTCGCTCTCCCTTTAGCCATTCTTCAGATATGTTTGGTTGTTCTTCTTACTCGTCTTCTTGGTTTCGCTCTCCGTCCCCTCAGGCAACCTCGAGTCATTGCTGAGATTGTC GGAGGAATATTGCTGGGACCGTCAGCATTGGGTCGGAGCCAAGAATTTCTTCACAGAGTCTTTCCGGCGAGAAGCCTATCGGTTTTGGACACATTGGCGAATTTGGGTCTTCTTTTCTTCCTGTTTTTAGTGGGTTTAGAGTTAGATCTCAAATCCCTCCGTCGTACCGGAAAAGGTGCAATGGCCATAGCCGTCGCCGGGATCACCCTCCCTTTTGTCCTCGGCATCGGAACCTCCTATGTCCTCCGTTCCACCATCTCCAAAGGGGTCGATGGCCCTCCCTTTCTCGTTTTCATGGGTGTTGCTCTCTCCATTACCGCTTTCCCTGTTCTTGCTCGCATTCTCGCTGAACTCAAGCTCTTAACCACCAACGTCGGCCGCATGGCCATGTCCGCCGCCGCCGTCAACGACATCGCTGCTTGGATCCTCCTCGCCCTCGCCATCGCCCTCTCTGGCACTGGCCGTTCCCCTCTCGTTTCCCTCTGGGTTTTCCTCTGCGGCGCTGCTTTTGTTCTGATTTCCTTCTTCACTTTCCCCCCAATCTTCCAATGGATCTCCCGCCGTTGCTCCGATGGCGAACCCGTCAGCGAACTATACATTTGCGCCATTTTATCCACCGTCTTAGCCGCTGGATTCGTCACCGACTTAATCGGAATCCACGCTCTATTCGGTGCTTTTGTCGTCGGCGTCCTCGTACCAAAGGAAGGCCCACTCGCCGGAGCTCTCGTTGAGAAAGTCGAAGATCTTGTATCGGGTTTATTCCTCCCTCTCTATTTCGTATCAAGCGGATTAAAAACCAACATCGCGACAATCAAAGGAGCACAATCATGGGGTCTCCTCGTTCTTGTAGTATTCACCGCTTGTTTTGGGAAAATCATCGGAACAATCTCTGTAGCACTCTGTTTCAAGATGCCATTACAAGAATCAATTGCTTTAGGATTCTTAATGAACACAAAAGGGTTAGTGGAATTAATCGTTTTAAACATCGGCAAAGACAGAAAAGTCTTGAACGATCAAACATTCGCAATCTTAGTTCTAATGGCTATAATCACAACATTCATCACAACCCCAATTGTAATGGCGGTTTATAAACCAGCAAAAAGGAAGAGCAAATCGGAATACATAAACAGAACAATCGAGCGAGATGAACCCAATTCAGAGCTGAGGATTTTGGCTTGTTTTCACTCTGTTAATAacattccatcgattttgaaTCTGATCGAGGTGAGTCGTGGAAGAGAAGGTCGTGGGCGGCGGCTTTGTGTGTATGCAATGCATTTGATGGAGCTGACGGAGAGGTCGTCGGCGATTGTAATGGTGAACAGAGCAAGAAAGAATGGATTGCCGTTTTGGAATAAAGGAGGGAAATCGGATTCAGATCAAATCATTGTAGCGTTTGAGGCATTTCAGCAGCTTAGTCGAGTATCAATACGTCCGATGACGGCCATTTCTCCGTTTTCAGATATGCATGAAGATGTTTGTAACAGTGCTGAGAGAAAACGGGCCGCCATTATCATCCTTCCATTCCATAAACACCAAAG GTTTGATGGATCTTTGGAGACAACACGGACTGATTTTCGATGGGTCAATCAAAAAGTTCTCGAACAACCACCTTGCTCCGTTGGGATCTTAGTCGATCGAGGTCTTGGAGGTGGCTCACACATATGTGCTAGCAATATCTCTTCCACGATAACTGTCTTCTTCTTCGGAGGTTGTGACGATCGTGAAGCCTTGGCCTATGGTCGAAGAATGGCAGAGCATCCAGGAATAACCCTCAACATCATCCGTATTCTTCCTAGCTCCGACATGGCTACAGAATCAACCGTAATTGACATGCATTCCAAAGATGATACTAATACTTCAACACTTATGGATCAAAAAGTGTTGATGGAGTTCAATGCGAAGAAAATAGATGACGAGTCAATTAGATATGAAGAGAGAACAGTGAACAAATACAATGAAACAATTGAAGTAATAAGAGAATTTAGTAAATGTAATTTGATATTGGTGGGTCGAGCCCCTGAAGGTAAAGTAATAGAGAGTTTTCACTTCAAAGGTGGCGATTGTCCAGAGTTGGGTCCTATCGGCAACTTGTTGACATCATCAGAGGTCTCAACATCAGCTTCAATATTGGTGGTGCAACAATTTCGTGGTCCACTGTTGCCTTCTTCATCCACGTCTACGGCGATGGTATTGCCCGAAGAAGTTACCGAGTAA